DNA sequence from the Thermococcus gammatolerans EJ3 genome:
AACTTCGGGAGCGCTGAAGTGGCCAGGGAGATAAGCCACCGCATTTTACTCGGCCTCCTGCCAGCGCTAAAGGAGAGGAACATAAAAGCCTTCGGAGAGCACCTCTCCGCAATACAGAGGCTCGTGGGCAGGCACTTCGCGGAGTTCCAGGGCGGTGAGTTCAGGGGGGACGTTAAGCTAATTCTCGACTGGCTGGGTGAGAAAACATACGGCGCAGGCCAGAGCAGCTGGGGGCCGACCGTTTACGGCCTAATCCTGAAAGGGGAGTTCCAGAGGCTCTCGGCGGAGCTGAGTGACTATCTACGGGAGCACGGGATAAAAGCTAAAGTCGAACTCTGCCTTCCGAGGAACACGGGAGCAGAGGTTGTAAGCGAGAACGCCTTCCTGGAAAGGTTGATAAGGAGCGTGGCGCAATGACGCTCGACCGCTTCGTGAGAATAAAATACAGAGAGGACAATGAGAAAGTCAACAGGCTCGTGGAAATACTGCGGGAGCTCGGCCTTGACTGCGCGAGAACCATTGAGGAGAAAGTCGATTTGCAGTTCGATGCACTGAGAAACCTTCGGGAGAACCTGAAGGACGACGAACTCTTCATCAAGCTCGTCATAGCCAACGCCCTCGTCAGCTACCAGCTGAGCGGGAAAGGCGAGGACTGGTGGTGGGAGTTTTCAAGGTATTTCTCGGAGAACCCGCCCGAGGACATAGTGGAGGCCTACTCTTCGTTTCTCCCAAACTCAAAGACAAACAGGCGTCTCGTTGCGGGGAAGCTTAAAAGAATCGAGAGGGTCGAGCCGTTCCTGAGCCCTCTCTCGATAAGCGAGATTAGAGACTACTACTTCAACGGCATGGAAAGGCTGAGAGATGAGCTTGCAAGGGTTATGAAGGCTAAAAGGAGCGCGAAAACGATAGTCTTCGCCGTAAAGATGTTCGGCTACGCGGGAAGGATTGCCTTTAGCGCCTTCGTCCCCTACCCGATGGCCATCGAGATTCCGGACGATGTGAGAATAAACGCCTACACCAAGCGCTTCACCAGCGAACCCCCTGTGAGCTTCTGGGGCAGAATAGCTGAGGAAACAGGAATCCCACCGCTCCACATAGACTCAATCTTGTGGCCCGTCCTCGGTGGAAAGGGAGAGGTCTTAAGAAGATTGAAGAAGCACTGCGGGGAAAAGGCAGAAAGGATACTGGAGCTTAGGGATCTCTAAAGGGTGATGGTCTTGCTCCGGAGCTTTTGTAGCAGTCTCGTTTCATGCTGATGTACGCACCGATGGGAGAGCTCGTGAAGGATCCGGCGGTAGTCAGGGAGGAAACCTGGAGGTACGTGACCTACTACCTCCCATTCGAGCCGACGCTGCAGATGAATGAGGCAATGAGCATGTTGAGGGAACAGAAAAGCAGGGTAAACGTTCTAAACCTGGTAGTTTTTTCAGTCCTCTACATTGCACTCGCCGCCCTCCGCTTTTCAAGGGTCGAGCGTTCCCGCTCCGGTTAGCCCAGCACTCCCAACTACTACGGGCAAAGATTTTTATACTAAGATTGATAGTTCAAAGTGAACATGGGGGTGTTGGATTTGATGTGGGGACTAAAGCTCGAGATCAAAAAGAGCATCCGGACTAAAAAGTTCTGGGCAATCCTAATTATAATGCTCCTGCTCTACATACCTATCCTCTACGCCATAAAGACCGTTCAGCCCTACGGAAGGGAGTTCACGGCATCTGAGGTAATAGCCGCCCTGATATCGATAACGCTGTCCCTGGCAAAGTTCTTCATAACAATACTCGCCATAGTGCTGGGGGCAACGGCCGTCAACGCCGAGATAACCGAGGGCACTCTCAGGGTGGCCATAAGCAAACCCATAAGCAGGCTCGGCTACATCGTCGGCAAGTTCCTGGGTCACATCGTGGTGCTCTTCATAGCCATTCTACTCGCGGTGGTCGTTACTCTGGTCGGAATAGCCATGATGGGCATCGACATAACGTCCGGCCTCATCTGGGACGTTCTCCTGCTGAACCTGTCCATCCTACTGGCCATGATGGAGTTCCTGGCCTTGGGGTACATAGTATCCCTCTTCGTCAAGTCGACGTCAACTGCCATAGGTATAGCGATAGTCCTCCTCTTCCTGATGTCCCTCATGAGCCCAATACTGGTAGAGTACTTCGCTCATTCCAAAGCGGAAGAACTGACCAGGGAAAAGTTTGGGCCAAACTGGGAGAGAGAGGGCTTTCTCTATCGCAATGAAAGCGTCAAATCGCCTTATGAGTACATGAACATACAGTACAACAGGCTCGTTAAGGAGTATAAGAGGAAGTACCTCTTCTTCGATCCTATAACCCAGCTCAACTTCCTCCTTGGTAACCTCACCAAAAAGATTCACGTGACGATAACCAACGAGACGTACTATCCAATGAAAAAGGAAGGGCTAACTATAGTGACTGACTACGAGCACCCAATCAAGAGTAATGTAACGAACACCACCGGCGAGGGTCCGTGCCAGGGGCCTGACGTTGAGGGAGGTAGCAGAACCGAGAACATAAACGGAACGTACGTGGAAGTCAGGTACGAGAAGCGCTGCTACACCCTGGAGACCTACCAGGGGGTCGGTTACTCAATCAAGAAGAACCTTGACAGGCTTGGGGTGATGATAGCAATGCTGATCCTCTACCTGGGCGTAGGCTTCTACCGCTTCCTCCGCATGGATCTGAGGTGATGACGATGATCAAAATAGAGAACCTCGTTAAAACTTATAGGGACGTGAAAGCCCTCGATGGCCTAAACCTCGAGGTAAAGAAAGGACAGATATACGGCTTCCTTGGACCGAACGGGGCCGGAAAGAGCACCACGATACTGAGCGTCCTCGGACTGATATACCCGCAGAAAGGGAAGATAGAACTCTTCGGCCAGGAGATCTTCAGAGATGGGAAGTACAACGAGAAAAGGCTGGTTGAGGCCAAGAAGAAGATAGGCTACATGCCCGAACACGCAACCCTCTGGGAATTCCTCACTCCGATGCAGACACTGGACATCATTGGAGAGTCTTTCGGGATGTCGAAAGAGGAGAGAGCCAGGAGGAGCAGAGAGCTTTTGGAGCTCCTCAACCTCTGGGAGGTACGGAACAAGAAGGTTGGCAAGTTCTCAAAGGGAATGAAGCAGAGGCTCCTCCTGGCACAGGCGCTAATAAACGACCCGGAGCTCCTCATACTGGATGAGCCAATGACGGGCCTTGATCCCAAGGGGATAGCAGAGTTCAAGGACATAATAAGGAGGCAGAAGAAGGAGGGGAAGACGGTTTTCTTCTCATCCCATATACTGGCCCACGTTGAGGAGGTCTGCGACACCGTTGGGGTCATCGTCAGGGGGAAGCTCCGCGTCGAGGACAGCATAGACAACATAAAGATGAGCTTCCTGAGGAAGGGCGGTTATCTGATCCTCTTGGAAACGGACAGGCCCGTTGAGTTCAAGGACGTTGACTGGGAAATAGAGCGCGTCAGCCCAACCAAGTACAAGATAAAAGCACCGGAAGACGTCAGGGCACAGATAAACGATATAGTGTGGAGCCAGGGGGCGAAGATCCTCCAGCTCATGGTCAGGGTGCCCAGCCTAGAAGAAATATTCCTGAAGATGGTGGAAGAGGAGGGCTAAAGCCTGGCCCTCTCGAACTCCTCTTTTCTTTCCAGCGGTTTCGTCGCGTCTATACCCCACTTGGCAGTTAAGCTCTTCTCCGCCGAGGGGTCGAGGGAGCTACCGCGGGCGTTGGGGACTATCACGAGGTCCCTATCTGCCTGGAAGCGCGTCGCTATGGCCCACTCCACGTCGCGGTCGTCGTAGATGTCTATGTCCTCATCAACGACAACGACGTGTTTGAGGCTCGGGTGGCCGGCGAAAGCCGCTAAAATCGCGTTCTTGCCGTCGCCGTCGTGCTGTTTTGTTATTGAAACGACCGCATGAAGCCACATGGCCCCTCCTTCCGTCAGCCGAACGCCGTGAACCTTGGGAACCACGCGCTTGACGCTCGCGTAGATTTGAGGCTCCTTGGGGAGGCCCATGAGCATGAAGTGCTCGTAGCCTCCGGGCAGAAGGGCGTGGAAAATCGGGTCATCAACGTGGTACATCCGCTCAAAGACGACCAAAGGTTGCTTCCTCACGTAGTCGTAGGTTCCCGTTATGTCAACGAAGGGGCCTTCGTCAACCAGCTCGGGAGTTATCTTCGCCTCGAATACAAACTCGCTCTCCACAGGAACGGGGATTCCTCCCAGCTCGATGACTTCGATGGGCTTTCCAAAGGCGAGCTCGCTCAGCTTAGAAGCTATCTCAAGCTCGCTGATTCCGTAGGCCGTGCTAGTAGCGCCGGCGAGCAGAAGATGAATCGGGTTTCCGACGACGATTCTAACGTCCAGCTCCTCCCCGTGCTCGGCCCTGTCCTTCCACATCGCGTAGAGGTGCCTCGGGACGAGCCTTATCGCAACGGTCTTCTCGTCCCTGACCATCATCCTGTGGAAGGACACGTTGACAAAGCCGTTATCGTCCTTCGCAATGACCATCGCCGAGGTAAAGTATGGCCCGCCGTCCTTAGGATAGTACTTTGGAATCGGGAGCTCAAGAAGGGAGAAATCGCTTGTAGAGTTCTTCAGGAACGGGGCGCTTTCAACGGTTTTGTACGGTGAGGAGTTCTCCATCGCCTCCGTGAGCATGTGGATGAGGTTTTCTTTTTCAGTGTTGAGGAATCCCGCTATCCTCTCGCGGGTGCTCCAGATGTTTCCAGCGACCCTCCAGCCCTCAACGTCCTCGAACAGGACGGGCCTGTCGCGGTATTTAAGGAGATAGCGCGTTATCTCAAGCTCCTTGCTCACGGGTTCCTTTATGACAATCAGGTCATCAAAAGTTCGAAGAATTTCCCCCAGCATGCGACCACCTTAAGCCCTTGTTCCAAAAGGGCTATAAAGCCTTTTTCCAGAGTTGCTTTGATTGGCCATGCCTATGGTTGTCCTCAGGATCCCAGACGGTTCAGCACTGGTTAGGGTCGAGAAGGCAGAGCCGAGCGTTTACTTCAAAATCTACGACTTGCTCACCTATAAGAAGGACTACGGTAAGTGGGAGAAGCCAGAGAGCCTCTACGACCCCTACGAGAAGACCTTTCCTGTGGGCCTGCTTCCAAGGGTCAAGAAGTTCCTCAACAGCAAGGGCTACCGCGTCCGCGTGAAGGACGAGAGGCAGATTAGAGGAACCAAGCTCAACTCAACGTGGAACGAGAACTATTCTCTGAGAAGATACCAGCAGAGGGCCGTGAGGAAGGCCCTGAGGGAGAAAATGGGAGTTTTAGCCCTGCCCGTCGGGAGCGGAAAAACCGTTGTCGGGCTGAGAATCATCCACGAGCTCGATTTATCCGCCCTAATCGTCGTCCACACGAAGGAGCTCCTCTACCAGTGGGCAGAGAAGGTTGAGGAGCTCCTCGGCGTTAAAGCCGGAATCGTCGGCGACAACAAGTGGAACGAGGAGAACGTGACGGTGGCCATGATACAGACCCTCCTCTCCCGGGGCGCCGACAAGCTGAATAACGATTACGCAATAGTCATGTTTGACGAGTGCCACAGGACTTCAGCCGCCGAGAAGTTCTACCAGCTGGGGATAAGCCTCCCTCAGGTCTACCGCTTCGGGCTCTCGGCGACACCCTGGAGGCGCGTTCGTGGCGAGGAGATAAAGATTGAGGCCGTCGTTGGTCCTATAATCTACGAAGTGAAGGCCGAGGATCTGATAAGGGAAGGCTTTCTGGCGAAACCCAGGTTTGAGGTAATAACGTACGAGTCAAGAATGCCATCCTTCAGTGAGAGGTATAAGGAGCTCTACGAGGACGTTATCATGAACAACGAAGAGAGGAACAGGGCGATAGTAGCGAAGGCCAAGGAACTCGTCAGAAAGGGCCACCGCGTCCTCATAGACGTCAAACGCATAGAACACGGCAAAATCCTGAAGGAGATGCTCGATAGGGAGGGCGTGAAGGCAGAGTTTCTCAGCTCCCAGAGCCCGAATCGCTGGGAGGTTCTTGAGGCGTATAAAAACGGCGAGATCCCGGTTTTGATTTCCACACTCCTCAAGGAAGGCGTTGACATCCCCGAGATTTCCGCGATAATCCTTGCTGGCGGCGGAAAGAGCGATATCATGACCATACAAACCATAGGAAGGGCTCTGAGGCCGAAATGGGGTATGAAGGCTGTTATAGTTGACGTCGCCGACGACGATCCGCTCCTCTATACGCACTTCATCGAGAGGCAGAAGGCCTTGAAACAGTACTACGGAAGGTACTACGACAGGGAATCAAAGCTCAACGAGACAGTCCCCAAAAAGCGCCGCGCGCGCAAGGGCTCTTGAGTAGCGCTCGAAGAGGTCGCGCCTAGCTTTGGAGAGGCTTTTCCCATCCGTTTTAAACTCCACGTTGGGGTATTCTATGTGCCACAGGATGAGGTTCTCAGGGGGAGCTGGAGGGACCTTCTTCTCATACACCCCGCTGAGCATGGCCCCCACCTCTTCAGGCTCGAGGAGCGAAAGCCCGCAGAAGCGGAGCGCGTTGACGATTCTCCGCACCATTTCCCAGAGGAAGCTCTTGCCGGTGATTTCAATCACGTAATAACCATGCCTTGGGGTGATGCTGATGTGGGTTATCTCCCTAACGGGATCCCTCCCGGGTTCAAGCCTGGCGAAGGCAGAGAAATCATGCCTCCCCTCGAAGAGTTTGGCACACCCGACCATTTTCTCAAGTTCAAAGCCTTCGTCTATTAGGTAATAGCGGTAGGTCTTTGAGATCGCCCAGAACCTTGGATGGAAATCGTCGGGAACCTCTGCAACGCCGAGAACCCAGAGATCGTGGAGGTTGTGGTTCAGCACCTCGGGCCTCGCCAGGTCGGCCCTTTCCCCGGGGACGAACGAAACCACGTTGAAGAACGCGGAAACACCTCGATCCGTCCGGGAGGCACCTTTAAAATCGTTTTTCTCGGGACTTTCGATGATTTTAAGCTTGGTCAGAACGTTAATCAGCTCACCTTCTACCGTCCTTATTCCAGGTTGCCTCTGGAAGCCATAGAACGCAGTCCCATCGTAGGCTATTCTAAGGGCGAGCTTCATAAGACCACCCTAAAACTGGTGGGGCCGCCGGGATTTGAACCCGGGTCACGGGCTCCCAAAGCCCGCAGGATGGGCCAAGCTACCCTACGGCCCCTTGCCCGGGAATAAGGGCCCTGCAAAGCTTATAAACTTTGCGGGTTTTAGTTCCTTGGCTGGGGGTAACGCTATGCAGGGCAACAAAAGGCCAAAGGTATCGATAGTGATTCCCACGTACAACGAGCGGGACAACCTCGAGGAACTGTTCGAGAGAATCTCAAGGGCGATGGATGGGGAAGGTTACGAATTTGAGATCATAGTTGTGGACGACGACTCTCCCGACGAAACGTGGAAGAAGGCGATGGAACTGGCGGGAAGGTATCCAGTTAAGGTAATCAGGAGAACTGACGAAAAGGGACTTTCCTCCGCTGTAATCAGGGGGTTTAGAGAGGCGAGCGGGGACGTTTTCGTGGTGATGGACGCTGACCTTCAGCATCCACCCGAGAAAATTCCAGAGCTCGTTAGGGCAATCGAGAACGGAGCTGACGTGGCGATAGCGAGCCGCTACGTCCCGGGGGGAGGAGTGGAGAACTGGTACTGGTACAGGAAGCTGATCTCCAAGGGAGCGATAATGATAGGCAGGCTCGCCCTCCCCAGGATCAGGGGGGTAAAGGACCCTGTGAGCGGTTTCTTTGCCCTCAGCCGGGAGGTCGTCGAGAACGTTGAGCTGAACCCAATCGGCTTTAAGATCCTAATGGAGATTCTCATCAAGGGAAACTACCGGAAGGTCGTTGAGGTGCCCTTCAAGTTCGGCCTCAGAAAGGCCGGCGAGAGCAAGCTAGGTGGGAAAACTATCCTCTCATACATCAAGCACGTCTACCGCCTCATGCGCTGGTCGGGGGAACTGGACAGGCTCGTGAAGTTCAGCATCGTTGGTTTGTCAGGAATCCTTGTGAACGAGGGCTTTCTCTGGCTCTTTGTTCACCTCGGCCTAAGCAAGTACGTTGCCAACGTTCCAGCCACCGAACTCGCCATACTGAACAACTTCCTGTGGAACGACCTCTGGACGTTTAGGGATTTAAGAACTGCTCCACTCTGGAGGAGGCTGCTGAGTTTCCACATCGCCGCACTGATGGGTGCCCTCGTGCAGTGGGCGATCTACGTACCCCTTGTCTACCTCGGGCTTCACTACCTAATAGCCAACCTAATCGGCATAGGCGTTTCCTTCATCATCCGCTTCCTCTTCAACAGAAACGTGACGTGGGGATAAAGGAGGGAACAGAAGCTAACGGGGTCATCCCCCATATTTCCTTTCCCTGGCCGCCCTGACGAGCCCCCTGAAGACCGGCGCCGGGTTCATTGGCCTCGACTTGAACTCCGGGTGGAACTGGGTCGCTATGAAGTAGCTGTGGTCGGGCAACTCGAGTATCTCCATCCTCCTCTCGTCATCGCCCGCTATCCCGCTGAAGACAAGGCCGGCACTTTCGAGCTTCTCGATGTAGTCCGGGTTGACCTCCCAGCGGTGTCTGTGCCTCTCGTAGACTATCTCCCTGCCGTAGAGCCTCTTCGCGAGGGTGTTCGGCTTTATGTGAACCGGGTAAGCGCCGAGCCTCATCGTCCCGCCGAGCCTGTCCAAATCCCTCTGCTCCGGCATCAGGTCAACGACCGGATAAGGAGTCTGAGGGTCTATCTCCGTCGAGTGCGCCCCCTTGAGCCCGAGGACGTTGCGGGCGAACTCAACGACCGTCAGCTGGAAGCCGAAGCAGATTCCGAGGAAAGGAATATCGTTCTCCCTCGCGTAGCGTATCGCCATCATCTTGCCCTCGCTTCCGCGCGCTCCAAAGCCCCCGGGGACGATTATGCCGTCAACGCCCTCGAGGAGCTTAACGCCCTTCCTCTCGACGTCCTCGGCCTCTATCCACCTGATTTTGACCTTGACATCGTTTGCCACGCTCGAGTGCTTCAAGGCCTCTTTTATGCTCAGGTAAGAGTCCGCCAGCTTGACGTACTTCCCGACTATTGCAATCTCGACCTCCTTATCAAGGCTCTTGTACTTCTCCACCATCTCGCGCCACTTTTCAAGGTCGGGCTCTCTCTCGGGAAGGCCGAGCCTCCTGACGAGGTACCTCGCGAGTCCCTCCTTCTCGAGCATTAGAGGCACTTCGTAGGTGTCCTCGACGTCGTAGGCACTGATTACAGCTTCCTCTGGAACGTTGGTGAAGAGGCTTATCTTCCTCCTCGCACTCTCCTCAAGGGGCTCCTCGGAGCGAGCGACTATTGCATCGGGCTGGATTCCAAGGGAACGGAGCTCCTTGACGCTGTGCTGGGTCGGCTTGGTCTTCTGCTCACCCACCACTTTGAGCTTGGGGACATAGGTCACGTGGACGAAGGCGACGTTCTCCCTGCCTTCTTCGAGTTGCATCTGTCTGGCCGCCTCTAGGAAGGGCATTCCTTCGATGTCTCCAACGGTTCCGCCGATTTCGACGATGACGACGTCGTAGTCCCTTGCTATTCTCCTGATGCGCTCCTTTATCTCGTTGGTGATGTGCGGAATCACCTGAACCGTCGCGCCGAGGTATTCACCCTTCCGCTCCTTCTCGATGACGGCGGAATACACTTTTCCAGTGGTTATGTTGTGGTCGAAGCTCAGACTCGTGTCGAGAAAGCGCTCGTAGTTGCCCAAATCAAGGTCAACCTCACCGCCGTCGTCGAGAACGAAAACCTCGCCGTGCTGGTAGGGGTTCATTGTCCCAGCGTCGTAGTTGAGGTAGGGG
Encoded proteins:
- a CDS encoding UbiD family decarboxylase yields the protein MLGEILRTFDDLIVIKEPVSKELEITRYLLKYRDRPVLFEDVEGWRVAGNIWSTRERIAGFLNTEKENLIHMLTEAMENSSPYKTVESAPFLKNSTSDFSLLELPIPKYYPKDGGPYFTSAMVIAKDDNGFVNVSFHRMMVRDEKTVAIRLVPRHLYAMWKDRAEHGEELDVRIVVGNPIHLLLAGATSTAYGISELEIASKLSELAFGKPIEVIELGGIPVPVESEFVFEAKITPELVDEGPFVDITGTYDYVRKQPLVVFERMYHVDDPIFHALLPGGYEHFMLMGLPKEPQIYASVKRVVPKVHGVRLTEGGAMWLHAVVSITKQHDGDGKNAILAAFAGHPSLKHVVVVDEDIDIYDDRDVEWAIATRFQADRDLVIVPNARGSSLDPSAEKSLTAKWGIDATKPLERKEEFERARL
- the truA gene encoding tRNA pseudouridine(38-40) synthase TruA, which translates into the protein MKLALRIAYDGTAFYGFQRQPGIRTVEGELINVLTKLKIIESPEKNDFKGASRTDRGVSAFFNVVSFVPGERADLARPEVLNHNLHDLWVLGVAEVPDDFHPRFWAISKTYRYYLIDEGFELEKMVGCAKLFEGRHDFSAFARLEPGRDPVREITHISITPRHGYYVIEITGKSFLWEMVRRIVNALRFCGLSLLEPEEVGAMLSGVYEKKVPPAPPENLILWHIEYPNVEFKTDGKSLSKARRDLFERYSRALARAALFGDCLVEL
- a CDS encoding glycosyltransferase, with protein sequence MQGNKRPKVSIVIPTYNERDNLEELFERISRAMDGEGYEFEIIVVDDDSPDETWKKAMELAGRYPVKVIRRTDEKGLSSAVIRGFREASGDVFVVMDADLQHPPEKIPELVRAIENGADVAIASRYVPGGGVENWYWYRKLISKGAIMIGRLALPRIRGVKDPVSGFFALSREVVENVELNPIGFKILMEILIKGNYRKVVEVPFKFGLRKAGESKLGGKTILSYIKHVYRLMRWSGELDRLVKFSIVGLSGILVNEGFLWLFVHLGLSKYVANVPATELAILNNFLWNDLWTFRDLRTAPLWRRLLSFHIAALMGALVQWAIYVPLVYLGLHYLIANLIGIGVSFIIRFLFNRNVTWG
- a CDS encoding DEAD/DEAH box helicase, yielding MVVLRIPDGSALVRVEKAEPSVYFKIYDLLTYKKDYGKWEKPESLYDPYEKTFPVGLLPRVKKFLNSKGYRVRVKDERQIRGTKLNSTWNENYSLRRYQQRAVRKALREKMGVLALPVGSGKTVVGLRIIHELDLSALIVVHTKELLYQWAEKVEELLGVKAGIVGDNKWNEENVTVAMIQTLLSRGADKLNNDYAIVMFDECHRTSAAEKFYQLGISLPQVYRFGLSATPWRRVRGEEIKIEAVVGPIIYEVKAEDLIREGFLAKPRFEVITYESRMPSFSERYKELYEDVIMNNEERNRAIVAKAKELVRKGHRVLIDVKRIEHGKILKEMLDREGVKAEFLSSQSPNRWEVLEAYKNGEIPVLISTLLKEGVDIPEISAIILAGGGKSDIMTIQTIGRALRPKWGMKAVIVDVADDDPLLYTHFIERQKALKQYYGRYYDRESKLNETVPKKRRARKGS
- a CDS encoding ABC transporter permease subunit, whose translation is MGVLDLMWGLKLEIKKSIRTKKFWAILIIMLLLYIPILYAIKTVQPYGREFTASEVIAALISITLSLAKFFITILAIVLGATAVNAEITEGTLRVAISKPISRLGYIVGKFLGHIVVLFIAILLAVVVTLVGIAMMGIDITSGLIWDVLLLNLSILLAMMEFLALGYIVSLFVKSTSTAIGIAIVLLFLMSLMSPILVEYFAHSKAEELTREKFGPNWEREGFLYRNESVKSPYEYMNIQYNRLVKEYKRKYLFFDPITQLNFLLGNLTKKIHVTITNETYYPMKKEGLTIVTDYEHPIKSNVTNTTGEGPCQGPDVEGGSRTENINGTYVEVRYEKRCYTLETYQGVGYSIKKNLDRLGVMIAMLILYLGVGFYRFLRMDLR
- a CDS encoding ABC transporter ATP-binding protein, which encodes MIKIENLVKTYRDVKALDGLNLEVKKGQIYGFLGPNGAGKSTTILSVLGLIYPQKGKIELFGQEIFRDGKYNEKRLVEAKKKIGYMPEHATLWEFLTPMQTLDIIGESFGMSKEERARRSRELLELLNLWEVRNKKVGKFSKGMKQRLLLAQALINDPELLILDEPMTGLDPKGIAEFKDIIRRQKKEGKTVFFSSHILAHVEEVCDTVGVIVRGKLRVEDSIDNIKMSFLRKGGYLILLETDRPVEFKDVDWEIERVSPTKYKIKAPEDVRAQINDIVWSQGAKILQLMVRVPSLEEIFLKMVEEEG
- the pyrG gene encoding glutamine hydrolyzing CTP synthase, producing the protein MTKFIFVTGGVVSGLGKGITSASLGMLMKARGFRTTNIKIDPYLNYDAGTMNPYQHGEVFVLDDGGEVDLDLGNYERFLDTSLSFDHNITTGKVYSAVIEKERKGEYLGATVQVIPHITNEIKERIRRIARDYDVVIVEIGGTVGDIEGMPFLEAARQMQLEEGRENVAFVHVTYVPKLKVVGEQKTKPTQHSVKELRSLGIQPDAIVARSEEPLEESARRKISLFTNVPEEAVISAYDVEDTYEVPLMLEKEGLARYLVRRLGLPEREPDLEKWREMVEKYKSLDKEVEIAIVGKYVKLADSYLSIKEALKHSSVANDVKVKIRWIEAEDVERKGVKLLEGVDGIIVPGGFGARGSEGKMMAIRYARENDIPFLGICFGFQLTVVEFARNVLGLKGAHSTEIDPQTPYPVVDLMPEQRDLDRLGGTMRLGAYPVHIKPNTLAKRLYGREIVYERHRHRWEVNPDYIEKLESAGLVFSGIAGDDERRMEILELPDHSYFIATQFHPEFKSRPMNPAPVFRGLVRAARERKYGG
- a CDS encoding N-glycosylase/DNA lyase; protein product: MTLDRFVRIKYREDNEKVNRLVEILRELGLDCARTIEEKVDLQFDALRNLRENLKDDELFIKLVIANALVSYQLSGKGEDWWWEFSRYFSENPPEDIVEAYSSFLPNSKTNRRLVAGKLKRIERVEPFLSPLSISEIRDYYFNGMERLRDELARVMKAKRSAKTIVFAVKMFGYAGRIAFSAFVPYPMAIEIPDDVRINAYTKRFTSEPPVSFWGRIAEETGIPPLHIDSILWPVLGGKGEVLRRLKKHCGEKAERILELRDL